A single window of Prosthecobacter debontii DNA harbors:
- a CDS encoding VOC family protein, with protein MTNKMIFLNLPVRDLARSMSFFRALGYTFNEKFTDDSAACLVISETIYAMLLTHEKFQGFMPQGNQIVDAFQSTQALIALSCTDRDEVNALVAKAVAAGGRIYNEPQDHGFMYGHGFQDPDGHVWEVFWMDPAMAQG; from the coding sequence ATGACCAACAAGATGATCTTCCTCAATCTACCGGTGCGCGACCTCGCTCGTTCCATGAGCTTTTTCCGCGCCCTCGGTTATACCTTCAACGAAAAATTCACGGATGATTCGGCAGCGTGCTTGGTCATCAGCGAGACGATCTACGCCATGCTGCTCACGCATGAGAAGTTTCAAGGCTTCATGCCGCAGGGAAACCAGATCGTCGATGCCTTTCAAAGCACGCAGGCCTTGATCGCACTCTCCTGCACCGACCGAGACGAAGTGAATGCCCTCGTGGCCAAGGCCGTCGCCGCCGGTGGCCGCATTTACAATGAACCTCAGGACCACGGCTTCATGTATGGGCATGGCTTCCAGGACCCCGATGGCCATGTCTGGGAAGTCTTTTGGATGGATCCCGCCATGGCACAAGGCTGA
- a CDS encoding DUF1428 domain-containing protein: MPNYVDGFVLPVPKDKIAEYQAIAEKAQAIWKEHGALDYRETVLEDPDAKDMVSFPALAGVQEGETVVLAFIVYESREHRDAVNAKVMADPRIQEMCPDPTQMPFDCKRMAYGGFKTIVGD, encoded by the coding sequence ATGCCAAACTACGTTGACGGATTCGTCCTGCCGGTTCCCAAGGACAAGATTGCAGAATATCAGGCCATCGCCGAAAAGGCCCAGGCGATCTGGAAAGAACATGGAGCTCTGGACTATCGAGAAACCGTTCTCGAAGACCCCGATGCCAAAGACATGGTGAGCTTCCCTGCCCTTGCCGGAGTTCAAGAAGGAGAGACGGTGGTGCTTGCCTTCATCGTTTATGAATCACGTGAGCACCGGGATGCCGTGAATGCCAAGGTCATGGCAGACCCGCGCATCCAAGAGATGTGCCCTGATCCAACCCAGATGCCCTTTGACTGCAAACGCATGGCTTATGGCGGCTTTAAAACCATTGTCGGAGATTGA
- a CDS encoding putative Na+/H+ antiporter, with protein sequence MNPAPMEILATVLFAFAVLHTFAVKRFAHWAHKYPQGSIPENLLHFLAEAEVVFGLWAAALFVGIMAVKGSVHDAVAYIESLNYTEPKFVLVVMVVAATRPVVKLAEGLISAIARLIPAKEATAFYIAALVVGPLLGSFITEPAAMTLLALVLKRRYFDQKISRKFAYSTLGLLFVNVSIGGTLTHFAAPPVLMVAAKWNWDTPFMMTHFGWRAALSCLLSTFIITALFRKELASLEAVPNRSGSVPVWLTLIHMLFLAAVVAFAHYPDVFFGVFMMFLGVVTATREYQDNLKLKEGLLVGFFLAGLVTLGSLQAYWLKPLISSLSGHALFFGATGLTALTDNAALTYLGSLVDGISPDLQYALVAGAVTGGGLTVIANAPNPAGVGILQTAKAFGDEGISPIGLLTGALLPTFISILFFWFV encoded by the coding sequence ATGAACCCCGCCCCCATGGAAATCCTCGCCACGGTGCTGTTCGCATTCGCGGTCCTTCATACGTTTGCCGTCAAGCGTTTCGCCCATTGGGCTCACAAGTATCCGCAGGGATCGATTCCGGAAAATCTGCTGCATTTCTTGGCCGAAGCCGAGGTCGTCTTTGGTCTCTGGGCAGCGGCTTTGTTTGTCGGGATCATGGCCGTGAAGGGCTCCGTGCATGATGCCGTCGCATACATCGAAAGCCTCAACTACACGGAGCCGAAGTTCGTGCTCGTCGTCATGGTCGTAGCGGCGACCCGCCCCGTGGTGAAACTGGCCGAAGGCCTTATCAGCGCCATCGCCCGACTGATTCCCGCCAAGGAAGCGACGGCGTTTTACATCGCCGCGCTTGTGGTTGGGCCACTGCTGGGTTCGTTCATCACCGAGCCCGCCGCCATGACCCTGCTGGCACTGGTGCTGAAGCGTCGCTACTTTGACCAGAAGATCAGCCGCAAGTTTGCTTACAGCACGCTGGGGCTATTGTTCGTCAATGTGTCCATCGGAGGCACACTCACACATTTCGCAGCTCCCCCCGTGCTCATGGTGGCGGCTAAATGGAATTGGGACACGCCATTCATGATGACCCATTTTGGTTGGCGTGCCGCCTTGAGCTGCTTGCTCTCCACCTTCATCATCACCGCTCTCTTCCGCAAGGAATTGGCCTCCCTGGAAGCCGTGCCCAACCGCAGCGGCTCCGTCCCCGTCTGGCTCACGCTCATTCACATGCTGTTCCTGGCGGCTGTAGTCGCCTTCGCTCATTATCCAGATGTCTTCTTTGGCGTCTTCATGATGTTCCTCGGCGTGGTGACCGCCACCCGTGAGTATCAGGACAACCTGAAGCTCAAGGAGGGCCTTCTGGTGGGCTTCTTCCTGGCAGGCCTAGTCACCTTGGGCTCTCTCCAGGCCTACTGGCTGAAGCCGCTCATCAGCAGCCTCAGCGGTCATGCGCTGTTTTTCGGAGCCACCGGTTTGACGGCTCTGACCGACAACGCCGCTCTGACTTACCTCGGCTCTCTCGTCGATGGTATCAGTCCAGACCTGCAATACGCCCTCGTCGCGGGAGCGGTCACCGGGGGTGGTCTCACCGTGATTGCCAATGCGCCGAATCCTGCCGGAGTCGGCATTTTGCAAACTGCCAAGGCTTTCGGCGATGAAGGCATCAGCCCGATCGGACTTCTGACCGGAGCCCTCTTGCCCACCTTCATATCGATCCTCTTCTTCTGGTTCGTTTAA
- a CDS encoding zinc ribbon domain-containing protein: MSEVTAIRKFACPGCGGEAVWTPAKKALVCPYCGTVSPAELKSDGSLIEENDLVTALRALPEDQRGWAVNRKTVRCQSCQAISVFDEKRVAQRCDFCGSPALLDVADIQAPIRPGSLLPFKISDTQVREDIRLWYKSHFWARSNLGDKALTDTLHGLYLPYWTFDAHAECPWEAEAGYYYYTRDSQGRQQREVRWEYASGHVSENFDDVLVPASKGVHPALLSKLEPFPTTTDLVPYDPGYLSGWVVEQYQIDLVQSAQASRGRMDELLRQACSRQVPGDTQRNLRISPSYSDQTFKHVLLPVWLLTYTYGTKNYQVAVNGVTGRITGEYPLSWVKITIAVVLALIVVFLFIAYSD, from the coding sequence ATGTCTGAAGTTACCGCGATCCGTAAGTTTGCCTGCCCCGGGTGTGGTGGAGAAGCTGTCTGGACACCAGCCAAAAAAGCCCTGGTTTGCCCTTACTGCGGCACAGTTTCTCCTGCCGAGCTGAAGTCTGACGGCTCGCTCATTGAGGAAAACGATCTGGTCACCGCCCTGCGTGCCTTGCCCGAAGATCAGCGCGGCTGGGCGGTCAATCGTAAAACCGTGCGCTGCCAGAGCTGCCAAGCCATCTCCGTCTTCGATGAAAAGCGTGTGGCTCAGCGCTGTGACTTCTGCGGCTCGCCCGCTCTCCTGGATGTCGCCGATATCCAGGCCCCCATCCGCCCGGGCAGTCTGCTGCCTTTCAAGATTTCCGACACCCAGGTGCGGGAAGACATCCGCCTCTGGTATAAGAGCCACTTTTGGGCACGCAGTAATCTCGGAGATAAAGCCCTGACCGATACCCTCCATGGCCTGTATCTGCCTTACTGGACCTTCGACGCGCATGCGGAGTGCCCCTGGGAAGCCGAAGCCGGTTATTACTACTACACACGGGATAGCCAAGGCCGCCAGCAACGCGAAGTGCGCTGGGAATATGCCAGTGGCCATGTGAGTGAAAACTTCGATGACGTGCTCGTGCCCGCCTCCAAAGGCGTGCATCCCGCGCTGCTGTCGAAGCTGGAGCCCTTCCCCACCACCACAGACCTCGTGCCCTATGATCCAGGCTACCTGTCAGGCTGGGTGGTGGAACAGTATCAGATCGACTTGGTGCAGTCCGCTCAAGCCTCCCGTGGACGCATGGATGAACTGCTGCGTCAGGCCTGCTCCCGCCAAGTGCCGGGAGACACCCAGCGCAATCTGCGCATCTCCCCGAGCTACAGCGACCAGACCTTCAAACATGTACTCCTGCCCGTGTGGCTGCTCACCTACACCTATGGAACCAAAAACTACCAAGTGGCCGTCAACGGTGTCACGGGCCGGATCACCGGCGAGTATCCGCTGAGCTGGGTGAAGATCACCATCGCCGTGGTCCTCGCGCTCATCGTGGTATTCCTGTTCATCGCCTACAGCGATTAA
- a CDS encoding cysteine desulfurase family protein, with the protein MIYLDANATTPTDPAVVEAMLPWLTQQYGNPSAGYAAGRQARRAMEKARGQVAALIGAEAEEILFTSGATESINSVCLSAQALFPDRPLLITSATEHAATLACAERWQQQGGEVKKLPVLKNGLLDLGILETALEPGRTALVSILWANNETGVVQPLREIVELAHAAGALVHADGVQMAGKRPIQAREMGLDYLSLSGHKMHAPKGVGALFISHHAPFQPLLIGGGQERERRSGTENVPGLVAMGKAAEMLQGATFAPDLRDVLELHLEAALPDLEIHGVGAPRLPNTSSIHFPGVDAAALIIRLDQKGIACSGSSACHTASLHPSHVLEAMGYEGRHAESTVRFSLSRLTTRSEIDQAVSEIIAAVHYLRAQWDPNVLVTLA; encoded by the coding sequence ATGATTTACCTGGACGCCAATGCCACTACGCCCACAGATCCGGCGGTGGTGGAGGCCATGCTGCCCTGGCTGACCCAGCAGTATGGGAATCCCTCCGCCGGTTATGCGGCCGGGCGACAGGCGCGCCGTGCGATGGAAAAGGCACGCGGGCAGGTGGCTGCGTTGATCGGCGCGGAGGCCGAGGAGATCCTTTTCACCAGCGGGGCCACGGAGAGCATCAACAGCGTCTGCCTCTCCGCTCAGGCCCTGTTTCCAGATCGACCTCTGCTGATCACCAGCGCGACCGAACATGCGGCCACGCTGGCCTGTGCAGAGCGGTGGCAACAGCAGGGGGGAGAGGTGAAGAAGCTGCCAGTGTTGAAGAATGGGTTGTTAGACCTGGGCATCCTGGAAACGGCGCTGGAACCCGGCCGCACCGCACTCGTCTCCATCCTCTGGGCCAACAATGAAACCGGCGTCGTGCAGCCCCTGCGGGAGATCGTCGAGCTGGCTCATGCAGCGGGGGCACTGGTGCATGCGGATGGGGTGCAGATGGCCGGGAAACGGCCGATTCAAGCCCGCGAGATGGGGCTCGACTACCTCAGCCTCAGTGGGCATAAAATGCATGCGCCGAAGGGAGTCGGCGCGCTGTTCATCAGTCATCATGCGCCTTTTCAGCCTCTGCTGATCGGTGGTGGGCAGGAGCGTGAACGGCGCAGCGGCACCGAGAATGTACCGGGTCTGGTGGCGATGGGAAAGGCGGCGGAGATGCTCCAAGGCGCGACCTTTGCTCCAGACCTGCGAGACGTGCTGGAACTACACCTTGAGGCCGCTTTACCCGATCTCGAGATCCATGGCGTAGGGGCTCCTCGTTTGCCCAACACCAGTTCCATTCACTTTCCCGGGGTGGATGCGGCGGCATTGATCATCCGGCTGGATCAGAAAGGCATCGCCTGCTCGGGTAGCAGCGCTTGTCACACGGCCTCCTTACATCCGTCGCATGTGTTGGAAGCCATGGGCTATGAGGGGCGACATGCCGAAAGCACCGTCCGTTTTTCGCTGTCTCGCCTAACGACAAGGAGCGAGATCGACCAAGCGGTATCTGAGATCATCGCTGCGGTGCATTACCTGCGGGCCCAGTGGGACCCGAACGTGCTGGTGACACTGGCTTGA
- a CDS encoding exopolysaccharide biosynthesis polyprenyl glycosylphosphotransferase, whose protein sequence is MLIGTPGAVTGNLLQKLEERRALKASGTASPHLWVLVSVLGDLVMAIAAGYAAYWLRFHSLKDFGNWDDLALRQYTGHMTLGTLTLLLAIGWQGIYHRNVLLRNRWIASKMAKAVLIWTLGFLAMTLALKLTPPISRVFVALNGSCALLLLLSWRLIFNLFLHQPARLKTLQQRTLFVGWNEDAQRLWNTLSTDKAHAFELIGWVDASGWRDSQALPSNLPFVGYLEDIHRVIARHEVDMIVVADLPRQQLVELANICEREMIQFKLAPSVFRIFVSGLSLETIAGTPVLGVNRLPLDSTLNVFLKRCLDIVGAVMGLLLSAPLIAFFGFMVWWESGRPIFYHQRRWGMNGVPFEIIKIRSMKLDAEAGKGAQWCVQDDPRRLKVGAFMRKWNIDEVPQFWNVLKGQMSLVGPRPERPELIAAFKHEIPHYNARHHAKPGMTGWAQVKGLRGDTDLSERIKCDLWYLENWSLWLDIQIMFLTFFKRDNAY, encoded by the coding sequence ATGCTCATCGGGACCCCGGGTGCGGTGACGGGCAATCTGCTGCAAAAGCTGGAGGAACGGAGAGCTTTAAAAGCGAGCGGAACCGCCAGCCCTCACCTTTGGGTCTTGGTTTCGGTGTTGGGGGATTTGGTCATGGCAATTGCTGCGGGCTACGCCGCCTACTGGCTCCGCTTCCACTCGCTGAAGGACTTTGGGAACTGGGATGATCTGGCGCTGCGGCAATACACAGGGCACATGACCCTGGGCACGCTGACGCTGTTGCTGGCCATCGGTTGGCAGGGCATCTACCACCGCAACGTGCTTCTGCGAAACCGCTGGATCGCTTCGAAGATGGCGAAGGCGGTGTTGATCTGGACCCTCGGCTTCCTGGCCATGACTCTGGCGCTGAAACTGACCCCGCCGATTTCCCGCGTGTTCGTCGCTTTGAATGGCTCTTGTGCCTTGTTACTCCTGCTGAGTTGGAGGCTCATCTTTAACCTGTTCCTACACCAGCCAGCGCGGCTCAAAACACTCCAGCAGCGCACGCTTTTCGTCGGCTGGAATGAAGATGCTCAGCGTCTCTGGAACACGCTAAGCACGGACAAGGCGCATGCCTTTGAGCTGATCGGGTGGGTGGATGCCTCCGGCTGGAGAGATTCGCAGGCGCTTCCCTCCAATCTGCCCTTTGTCGGGTATCTCGAAGACATCCACCGCGTCATCGCCCGGCATGAAGTGGACATGATCGTGGTGGCGGATCTACCCCGGCAGCAGCTCGTGGAGCTGGCCAATATCTGTGAGCGCGAGATGATTCAGTTCAAGCTGGCGCCCTCCGTCTTCCGCATCTTCGTCTCGGGTTTGTCTCTGGAAACCATCGCCGGGACACCCGTCCTGGGAGTGAATCGTCTGCCTCTGGATAGCACGCTCAATGTGTTTTTGAAACGCTGCCTGGACATCGTGGGTGCCGTGATGGGGCTGCTGCTCAGTGCGCCGCTGATTGCCTTTTTTGGCTTCATGGTGTGGTGGGAGTCAGGCCGCCCTATCTTTTATCATCAGCGCCGCTGGGGCATGAATGGTGTGCCCTTTGAGATCATCAAAATCCGCTCCATGAAGCTGGATGCTGAGGCGGGAAAAGGAGCCCAATGGTGCGTGCAGGATGACCCTCGGCGTCTGAAGGTGGGAGCCTTCATGCGCAAGTGGAACATCGATGAAGTGCCCCAGTTTTGGAACGTGTTGAAGGGGCAGATGAGCCTTGTGGGACCACGGCCGGAGCGGCCGGAACTGATCGCGGCCTTCAAGCATGAAATCCCACATTACAACGCACGCCACCATGCCAAACCGGGGATGACCGGCTGGGCTCAAGTGAAAGGTCTGAGGGGCGATACCGACCTGAGCGAACGCATCAAATGTGACCTCTGGTATCTGGAAAACTGGAGCCTCTGGCTGGATATCCAGATCATGTTCCTGACCTTCTTTAAGCGTGACAACGCCTATTGA
- a CDS encoding Dps family protein, whose protein sequence is MKTNIGIPDKNRQQTADILSIVLADEHVLYMKTRNAHWNVRGRDFHAMHLFFESQYKELEGVIDEVAERIKSIGYDAPGSLAAMLKLTKLKELSGDDRDSVTFIKALLADHETLTRELRKMAEKCQDLGDDGSNDFLIGLLQIHEKMAWMLRASLE, encoded by the coding sequence ATGAAAACGAACATCGGTATCCCAGATAAGAATCGCCAACAAACCGCAGACATCCTCTCCATCGTGCTGGCCGACGAGCATGTGCTCTACATGAAGACTCGCAATGCCCACTGGAATGTGCGCGGGCGTGACTTCCACGCCATGCATCTCTTCTTTGAATCCCAATACAAAGAACTGGAAGGCGTGATCGATGAAGTGGCCGAGCGGATCAAATCCATCGGGTATGACGCACCCGGCTCCCTGGCTGCCATGCTCAAGCTGACCAAGCTCAAAGAGCTCTCCGGCGATGATCGCGACAGCGTCACCTTCATCAAGGCCCTCTTGGCCGATCATGAAACCCTCACACGAGAGCTCCGCAAGATGGCCGAGAAATGCCAGGACCTCGGCGATGACGGCAGCAATGATTTTCTGATCGGTCTGCTTCAGATTCATGAAAAGATGGCCTGGATGCTGAGAGCCTCATTAGAATAG
- a CDS encoding YceI family protein has protein sequence MQVTLLSPQELDSLRLLERDLVILDVRLHEDHERRRIQGSVSNCVYEVAFQERLPALIATKATPVCVYGESASSHEAEAAAEKLKRAGYTRVYRLAGCLAGWCEAGLPEEGTGEFLPPSPPPEGRLEINTEESRVEWLGRNLLNKHWGKVPIQSGWLEITGGLISSGEIVLDMNGITCDDLATSPYHDVLIAHLRSDDFFDTEQYPEARLVIHRGEPIEGTSPGSQNLKVEGALTLRGITAPVEFTASSGFDDRGRTAAQAAFAIDRTRWGVLYGSGSFFHRLAGHLVNDLIELQVRVITHTP, from the coding sequence ATGCAAGTCACACTGCTCTCACCCCAGGAGTTGGATTCGCTGCGTCTGCTCGAGCGTGATCTGGTCATCCTGGATGTCCGCCTGCATGAAGATCATGAGCGACGGCGCATCCAGGGCAGTGTCAGCAACTGCGTCTATGAGGTGGCTTTCCAAGAGCGTCTGCCCGCCTTGATAGCCACGAAAGCGACCCCGGTCTGCGTCTATGGAGAGTCCGCGTCCAGCCATGAAGCCGAAGCGGCAGCGGAGAAACTCAAACGCGCAGGCTACACCCGCGTGTATCGCCTAGCCGGGTGCTTGGCAGGCTGGTGTGAAGCCGGTCTGCCGGAAGAGGGCACGGGAGAATTTTTACCCCCATCGCCCCCACCCGAAGGACGCCTGGAGATCAACACCGAGGAAAGCCGTGTCGAGTGGCTGGGGCGTAATCTGCTGAACAAACATTGGGGAAAAGTGCCGATTCAATCCGGCTGGCTTGAGATCACTGGCGGCCTCATCTCCTCTGGAGAAATCGTCTTGGACATGAATGGCATCACCTGTGATGACCTCGCCACCAGTCCCTATCACGATGTCCTCATCGCCCATCTCCGCAGCGATGATTTTTTTGATACTGAGCAGTATCCTGAAGCCCGACTCGTCATTCATCGGGGCGAACCCATCGAGGGCACCTCTCCCGGCTCGCAAAATCTCAAGGTCGAAGGCGCACTCACCCTGCGCGGCATCACGGCTCCCGTCGAATTCACCGCCAGCTCTGGGTTCGATGATCGCGGACGTACTGCGGCTCAGGCTGCCTTTGCCATCGACCGCACCCGCTGGGGTGTTTTGTATGGCTCCGGCAGCTTCTTCCATCGTCTGGCCGGCCACTTGGTCAACGACCTCATCGAACTGCAAGTGCGTGTGATCACTCACACCCCATGA
- a CDS encoding lipase family alpha/beta hydrolase produces the protein MNLSRFHLWISLIACSLALSSCLAPARISKPLSVRVKYLREEPDQTTLHKLLETAITSEDAEKSAEALGRFVEQWKKEKRPAKDTVPATKNGPSYEVTFTGTVEGQDPLEYYDEIYSATDFKIDRIEHHQRRGLGAPLIALRDNKHRAAIETYYPPEVITTPITAFARPGPNQLDGTQSVTIQFISSLHQDSVMWKGQKVPLAADFSAPWATALSRTQGLRQTAFWDVLRPKPKREPQLYLMEPYDPRKEPLIMIHGLLSTPLAWAKITNELWADPEIRRRYQIWHYLYNTSAPALYSTRILRTQLHDLRRQLDPEGDDPAMQRTTLLTHSMGGLIGKSLAVDPQDAFWKAAFKVPPESLDLSSEDRQTLREAFLWQPDRTIRRIIYIAVPHRGSAFADNIIGKIGSALAAPPVTFRSFYERISTRNPGVFTPEYERLGQGKLDSISSLSPHQPTLRILADLKLPPHIHTHSIIGNRGWTGPLEKSSDNIVPYTSSHIDTAESELIVPTGHGAFHHPAAMAEIIRVLKLPSTGKPRPTQKIVDSPRYMREPLRTSGGA, from the coding sequence ATGAACCTCTCTCGCTTTCATCTCTGGATCAGTCTCATCGCGTGCAGCCTAGCGCTCAGCTCTTGTCTGGCGCCTGCCCGCATCAGCAAGCCTCTCAGTGTGCGGGTGAAGTATCTCCGTGAAGAACCGGACCAAACCACCCTCCATAAGCTACTGGAGACAGCCATCACCTCCGAAGATGCCGAAAAAAGCGCCGAGGCTCTGGGCCGCTTCGTGGAGCAATGGAAAAAGGAAAAGCGCCCCGCCAAGGACACCGTCCCTGCCACGAAGAATGGGCCGAGCTATGAAGTGACCTTCACCGGCACGGTCGAGGGCCAAGACCCGCTGGAGTATTACGACGAAATCTACTCCGCCACCGATTTCAAAATTGACCGCATCGAGCATCACCAACGCCGAGGTTTAGGCGCACCCTTGATCGCTCTGCGCGACAACAAACACCGTGCCGCCATCGAGACCTACTATCCGCCCGAGGTCATCACCACCCCCATCACCGCCTTCGCCCGCCCCGGGCCTAACCAACTTGACGGAACTCAATCCGTCACCATCCAATTCATCTCCAGCCTGCATCAGGATAGCGTGATGTGGAAGGGCCAGAAAGTCCCCCTCGCGGCCGATTTCTCCGCCCCCTGGGCCACAGCGCTCTCCCGCACTCAAGGACTCCGGCAGACTGCCTTTTGGGATGTGTTACGACCCAAGCCCAAACGAGAGCCTCAGCTTTATCTGATGGAGCCTTATGATCCCCGGAAAGAGCCCCTGATCATGATTCACGGCCTTTTATCCACCCCCCTCGCCTGGGCGAAAATCACCAATGAACTCTGGGCCGACCCAGAAATCCGCCGCCGCTATCAGATCTGGCACTATCTCTACAACACCTCAGCGCCCGCCCTCTACTCCACCCGCATCCTCCGCACTCAACTGCACGATCTACGCCGCCAGCTCGATCCTGAGGGGGATGATCCCGCCATGCAGAGGACCACGCTGCTGACCCACAGCATGGGCGGATTGATCGGCAAATCGCTCGCTGTCGATCCTCAAGACGCCTTCTGGAAAGCCGCCTTCAAAGTGCCGCCCGAATCGCTCGATCTGTCCTCGGAAGATCGCCAAACATTGCGCGAAGCTTTCCTCTGGCAGCCTGACCGCACCATCCGCCGCATCATCTACATCGCCGTCCCGCATCGTGGCAGTGCCTTTGCCGACAACATCATCGGTAAAATCGGCAGTGCCCTGGCAGCCCCACCGGTGACGTTCAGGTCCTTTTACGAGCGCATCTCCACCCGCAATCCCGGGGTCTTCACCCCCGAGTATGAGCGCCTCGGGCAAGGCAAGCTGGATAGCATCAGCTCCCTGTCTCCGCATCAACCGACCTTACGCATCCTGGCGGATCTGAAACTGCCGCCTCACATCCACACCCACAGCATCATTGGCAATCGAGGTTGGACTGGCCCTCTGGAGAAAAGTAGCGATAACATCGTCCCCTACACCAGCAGCCACATTGATACCGCCGAGTCTGAACTCATTGTGCCCACCGGTCATGGAGCCTTTCATCACCCTGCCGCCATGGCCGAGATCATCCGCGTCCTCAAGCTGCCCTCCACCGGCAAACCCAGGCCGACCCAAAAAATCGTGGATTCTCCCCGCTACATGCGTGAGCCGCTGCGAACCTCCGGTGGAGCTTAA
- a CDS encoding vWA domain-containing protein — protein MNTLHHTLRYSTFAFLIGTSSITSAVEPPQETAPEPNPKALAISSDTSKAKADMPLKIDGQPRIEITFVLDTTGSMSGLIEGAKQKIWSIASDIISAKPKPLIRFGLVGYRDRGDDYVTKRAALTDDLDTIYAELQKFKADGGGDTPESVSEALHEALTQMPWTKEGNVLKVIYLVGDAPPQEYKDGKDWREVCKQAMTQGIHINTIQCGSMPETTTLWKMIASYCEGAYAMIPQDGNMVSIAAPQDEELLTLNEEIGKTLIPYGKESVRNAVISKQKTAEVASPVANASRLKYNSISEKVVQGTGELIDAIKDGKQKLDDVKPADLPEDLRGLSQTELKEHIEKKQIKRAEIQTRITTLVKERDAFIKAEREKQSAINQGDSFDTQVAQTLREQARKKGIVLEK, from the coding sequence ATGAATACACTCCACCACACGCTTCGTTATTCCACCTTCGCCTTTTTGATCGGGACATCATCCATCACCTCGGCGGTAGAACCGCCCCAAGAGACAGCTCCCGAGCCCAATCCTAAAGCACTCGCAATCTCAAGTGACACTTCAAAAGCGAAGGCAGATATGCCCCTCAAGATCGACGGTCAGCCTCGTATCGAGATCACATTCGTCCTCGATACCACGGGTTCAATGAGTGGTTTAATCGAAGGAGCCAAACAAAAGATCTGGTCCATCGCCAGTGACATTATCTCCGCCAAACCCAAGCCTCTGATTCGTTTCGGGCTGGTCGGTTATCGGGATCGTGGAGATGACTATGTGACGAAAAGAGCCGCGCTCACGGATGATTTGGATACCATTTATGCGGAGCTACAGAAGTTCAAAGCCGATGGTGGTGGCGATACTCCCGAAAGTGTGAGTGAGGCACTCCACGAAGCCCTCACGCAGATGCCTTGGACAAAAGAAGGCAACGTCCTGAAGGTCATTTACCTCGTCGGCGATGCTCCACCTCAAGAATATAAAGACGGCAAAGACTGGCGCGAGGTCTGCAAGCAGGCGATGACCCAAGGCATCCACATCAACACCATTCAATGTGGCAGCATGCCTGAAACAACCACGCTATGGAAAATGATCGCCAGCTACTGCGAAGGTGCCTACGCCATGATCCCGCAAGATGGCAACATGGTGTCCATCGCCGCCCCGCAGGATGAGGAGCTTCTCACACTCAACGAAGAAATCGGCAAGACGCTGATCCCCTATGGCAAAGAGTCCGTCCGTAACGCAGTCATTTCCAAACAAAAAACCGCAGAGGTAGCCAGTCCCGTAGCCAACGCCAGCCGCCTCAAATACAACTCCATCTCCGAAAAAGTGGTTCAGGGAACCGGGGAGCTCATCGACGCGATCAAAGATGGAAAGCAAAAGCTGGACGATGTGAAACCTGCCGACTTGCCTGAAGATCTGCGTGGGCTGAGCCAGACTGAACTCAAGGAGCACATCGAAAAGAAGCAAATCAAACGCGCCGAGATCCAGACACGAATCACAACTCTAGTGAAAGAACGCGATGCCTTCATTAAAGCTGAACGTGAGAAACAATCAGCTATCAATCAAGGCGACTCCTTTGACACCCAAGTCGCTCAGACTCTGCGAGAACAGGCCCGCAAGAAAGGCATCGTGCTGGAAAAATAA
- a CDS encoding TetR/AcrR family transcriptional regulator, with product MSEARQQILSTAGALFAARGYELVGINEIIEKSGVAKATFYAHFKSKEKLCAEWLRDRASSYAQEHERILASNSVPLDKVKKKFDSLRRYAQESDFRGCSFSTTASMLKPGTEVRDVIRDYKASARVFWQDIARELVPQAARARALGDALFLLYSGALTEAQNARDLWPVESAKAAALALCEAAI from the coding sequence ATGTCGGAAGCTCGCCAACAAATCCTAAGCACCGCCGGAGCACTCTTCGCGGCGAGAGGCTATGAACTGGTCGGCATCAACGAGATCATTGAGAAATCCGGGGTTGCCAAGGCCACCTTTTACGCCCACTTCAAGAGCAAGGAAAAGCTCTGTGCCGAATGGTTGCGCGATCGCGCCTCCAGTTATGCCCAGGAGCATGAGCGCATCCTGGCCAGCAACTCCGTTCCCTTGGACAAGGTGAAAAAGAAATTCGATAGCTTGCGCCGCTATGCCCAGGAATCCGACTTCCGAGGCTGTTCCTTCTCCACCACGGCCTCCATGCTCAAACCAGGCACCGAGGTGCGCGATGTGATCCGGGATTATAAAGCCTCAGCTCGCGTTTTTTGGCAGGACATCGCACGCGAACTCGTCCCGCAGGCCGCCCGAGCCCGTGCCTTGGGGGATGCGCTCTTCCTCCTCTACTCGGGTGCCCTGACCGAGGCTCAGAATGCCCGCGATCTCTGGCCTGTGGAATCTGCGAAAGCGGCGGCCCTTGCCCTATGCGAAGCTGCCATATAA